CTGCTGCAAAGCGGCCCGGCGCGCAGCGAAGATCGTCCGGTGATGCAGGGCGAATGCACAGTGATCGATCTCGATCTGAGCCGCTACAGCGCGCTCACCAGCCGCTTTTTACGTGAGCAGCAGGCGTCCGTCTCCTTTCTGAAAGGGGGCATCGCCACGCGCAACCCCGCCTTTAACGCGCTGATCGACCGGATCGAGCGGGTGGCGCTGCGATCCACCGCGCCGATGCTGCTAACCGGCCCGACCGGCGCGGGGAAATCTTTCCTCGCCCAGCGAATTTTCCAGCTGAAGCAGAACCGGCATCAGGTCAAAGGGCGGCTGGTGGCGGTGAACTGCGCCACGCTGCGCGGCGATAACGCTATGTCAACGCTGTTCGGCCACGTGAAAGGCGCCTTTACCGGCGCACAGCAGGCGCGCGCCGGGCTGCTGCGCGAAGCGGATGGTGGGGTGCTGTTTCTTGATGAAATAGCCGAACTGGGGCCGGATGAGCAGGCGATGCTGCTGAAAGCGATCGAGGAGAAACGCTTTTTGCCGTTCGGCAGCGATAAAGAGGTGAGCAGCGATTTCCAGCTGATCGCCGGCACCCATCGCGATATGGCCAGCTGGGTGGCGCAGGGGCGCTTCCGCGAAGATCTCTGGTCGCGCATCAACCTCTGGAGCTTTACGCTGCCCGGCCTCGCGCAGCGCCGCGAGGATATTGAGCCTAACCTTGACTATGAGCTGCAGCGCTTCGCCCGCGACAGCCAGAGCCAGGTGCGCTTCGATCGCGAGGCGCGTCAGGCGTGGCTGCGCTTCGCCTGCTCCGATCAGGCGCTGTGGCGCGGCAACTTCCGCGAGCTGGGCGCATCAGTCACGCGTATGGCGACGCTGGCCGACAACGGGCGCATTACGCTGGAAGGGGTGAGCGAAGAGATCGCGCGGCTGCGGCAAAGCTGGCATGGCGACGATCCGCAACCCACTACGCTGCCGGATACGGATCTGGATCTGTTCGATCGTTATCAGCTGGCGGCGGTCTTGACGATCTGTCGCCAATCCGCCAGCCTGTCGGAAGCCGGACGCAAACTGTTCGCCGTGTCGCGCCAGCAGAAGAAACAGCCGAATGACGCCGACCGGCTGCGTAAATATCTCGCCCGTTTCGATTTGAGCTGGGACGCCATTCAACATCAACCAGAGTAAGCCTATGCAACTGACTTTTCTTGGCACCTGTGCCGGTACGCCCAGCCTGCAGCGCAACGTCACCTCTATCGCCCTGACGCTCTCCCATCGCGGCGACTGCTGGCTCTTTGACTGCGGCGAAGCCACGCAGCACCAGTTTATGCGCAGCGCCCTGAAGCCGGGCAAGCTGCAAAAAATCTTTATCACACACCTGCACGGCGACCATATTTTCGGCCTGCCGGGGCTACTGACCAGCCGTTCGATGGGCGGCATCACTGAGCCGCTGACCCTCTACGGGCCGCCGGGGCTGCGCCAGTTTGTCGAAACCGCGCTGAGCCTGAGCGGCTCGTTCGTCACCTATCCGCTGGAGATCATTGAAATTGAGGCGGGCGAGCTGTTTGACGATGGTGCGATAAAGGTGACCGCCTATCCGCTGAATCATGTGTTGCCCTGTTTCGGCTTTCGCATCGAACAGCATGATAAGCCGGGCTTTCTCGACGCGGAGAAACTCAGGGCGGACAATGTGCC
This DNA window, taken from Mixta gaviniae, encodes the following:
- the rtcR gene encoding RNA repair transcriptional activator RtcR, with product MRRVVIGSLGTVLDRRGKRHNRNKKWRPTVAVCLQPDLPVDRLELICPPDNRALAEQIVEDLAALSPHTEVRLHEMPLADPWDFEEVYAAFLDFAVNYAFDTDNEDYLVHITTGTHVAQICWFLLTEARYLPARLLQSGPARSEDRPVMQGECTVIDLDLSRYSALTSRFLREQQASVSFLKGGIATRNPAFNALIDRIERVALRSTAPMLLTGPTGAGKSFLAQRIFQLKQNRHQVKGRLVAVNCATLRGDNAMSTLFGHVKGAFTGAQQARAGLLREADGGVLFLDEIAELGPDEQAMLLKAIEEKRFLPFGSDKEVSSDFQLIAGTHRDMASWVAQGRFREDLWSRINLWSFTLPGLAQRREDIEPNLDYELQRFARDSQSQVRFDREARQAWLRFACSDQALWRGNFRELGASVTRMATLADNGRITLEGVSEEIARLRQSWHGDDPQPTTLPDTDLDLFDRYQLAAVLTICRQSASLSEAGRKLFAVSRQQKKQPNDADRLRKYLARFDLSWDAIQHQPE
- the rnz gene encoding ribonuclease Z, translating into MQLTFLGTCAGTPSLQRNVTSIALTLSHRGDCWLFDCGEATQHQFMRSALKPGKLQKIFITHLHGDHIFGLPGLLTSRSMGGITEPLTLYGPPGLRQFVETALSLSGSFVTYPLEIIEIEAGELFDDGAIKVTAYPLNHVLPCFGFRIEQHDKPGFLDAEKLRADNVPRGPWFQQLKQGESVTLEDGRVIHGRDYLGPSTPGKKLAIFGDTAPTGSALALAADVDVMVHETTLEAAMEEKANGRGHSTTVQAATAARDARAKRLIATHFSSRYRFEDMPRLLAECQAIFPNTELARDFAVFDL